One genomic segment of Sphingorhabdus sp. M41 includes these proteins:
- a CDS encoding anti-phage dCTP deaminase: MKHYDEECPKPELVIGIAGPAGTDLAELSNCLEGLMKPYGYNCFQIRVSQLITAVCDDEVRLKIDDAKFGDKVRYLMNAADHIRRDVNSGAATVPLILSRIRHLRQEFLLKEGCSIDFEDIELYNRCYIINSLKHPDEVKLLRKIYGSKFIMVSAFSGYQSRIKNLIQQIQKSHQTTDKKAFHLEAKKLISLDQKKPGSKIGQNLSSTFHLADYFVSTEGKYEPKLKKFLQLLFGHPYITPTRDEMHMFEAQAVAFRSSDLSRQIGAVIVDRDDYVVARGCNDVPSPKGGVFWEGDDDNCDNRDFQKGRDFNAVKKLDVIKGFLEFLDTNVGFSSEFEGNIDALVNDLVFGKFEGKFKDLRISNLIEFGRVVHAEMHAIVEAARRGVSIDGGTVFTTTFPCHMCGRHIIAANISRVVYIEPYPKSMTRELYDHEVIIDDESGESDVLDQAVKFEPFTGVAPRFFENVFSAPKRKNKEGYVLDWSEHSVLPRCAGLSNAHLPKEAIMAAQIIKITKISDPKVLDNV, translated from the coding sequence TTGAAACATTACGATGAAGAATGCCCTAAACCCGAATTGGTGATTGGCATTGCTGGGCCTGCAGGAACAGATCTGGCTGAACTGTCAAATTGCCTTGAAGGCCTAATGAAACCATACGGCTACAATTGTTTTCAGATCAGGGTTAGTCAGCTAATTACCGCTGTGTGCGATGATGAAGTTCGATTAAAAATCGATGATGCGAAGTTCGGAGACAAAGTCCGGTATCTGATGAATGCGGCAGATCATATACGGCGGGATGTGAATAGCGGCGCCGCGACAGTCCCGCTTATACTGTCACGGATACGACATCTCCGCCAAGAATTTCTCTTAAAAGAGGGTTGTTCAATCGACTTTGAAGATATTGAATTGTACAATCGCTGCTACATCATAAATAGCCTAAAACATCCAGATGAAGTTAAATTACTTCGCAAGATTTATGGGTCGAAATTTATAATGGTTTCCGCATTTTCTGGCTATCAAAGTCGGATCAAAAATTTGATTCAACAAATTCAAAAATCCCACCAAACGACCGATAAGAAGGCTTTTCATTTAGAAGCAAAAAAACTGATATCATTGGATCAGAAAAAACCAGGTTCGAAGATTGGGCAAAACCTTTCCAGTACTTTCCATTTAGCTGACTATTTTGTTTCGACCGAGGGAAAATATGAGCCTAAACTGAAAAAGTTTCTCCAGTTGCTTTTTGGACACCCCTATATAACCCCGACAAGAGATGAAATGCACATGTTCGAGGCTCAGGCTGTCGCATTTCGTTCTTCTGATTTGTCTCGTCAAATCGGAGCAGTAATTGTCGACCGAGATGATTATGTTGTTGCAAGAGGGTGCAACGATGTTCCTAGTCCTAAGGGAGGTGTGTTCTGGGAGGGTGATGACGATAACTGTGACAATAGAGATTTTCAGAAAGGGCGCGATTTTAACGCTGTAAAAAAACTTGATGTAATTAAGGGGTTCCTGGAATTTCTTGACACCAACGTGGGTTTTTCATCTGAGTTCGAAGGCAATATAGACGCGCTGGTAAATGATTTGGTTTTCGGAAAATTTGAAGGAAAGTTCAAGGATTTAAGAATTTCCAATCTTATTGAATTTGGTCGTGTAGTCCATGCGGAGATGCATGCAATTGTCGAAGCTGCGAGGAGAGGTGTTTCTATTGATGGCGGCACGGTATTCACGACCACTTTCCCTTGTCACATGTGCGGGCGCCATATTATCGCAGCAAATATTAGTCGTGTGGTGTATATTGAACCATATCCCAAAAGCATGACCCGTGAACTTTATGATCACGAAGTGATTATAGATGATGAATCAGGAGAGTCGGATGTGTTGGATCAAGCTGTCAAGTTTGAACCTTTCACAGGCGTTGCGCCAAGATTCTTTGAAAATGTCTTTTCTGCACCGAAAAGAAAAAACAAAGAAGGATACGTTTTGGATTGGTCTGAGCATAGCGTTCTTCCTCGTTGCGCGGGGTTGTCTAATGCTCATCTACCTAAAGAAGCTATTATGGCTGCTCAAATCATCAAAATCACTAAAATTTCTGATCCAAAGGTACTGGATAATGTCTAA
- a CDS encoding GFA family protein, with translation MTTPQPTHRQGHCLCGAITITATQAASHVDACHCRMCRRWGGGPLVEVDGWAG, from the coding sequence ATGACCACCCCCCAACCAACCCACCGCCAGGGCCACTGCCTTTGCGGCGCGATCACCATCACCGCCACACAAGCCGCCAGCCATGTCGATGCCTGTCATTGCCGGATGTGCCGGCGCTGGGGTGGCGGGCCGCTTGTCGAGGTTGATGGCTGGGCTGGTTAA
- a CDS encoding PaaI family thioesterase: MGRLPATHILAKASLEQAGRGDKSYRQGRPKQGEMEMTTEKERKPKYRVEFVERTGLKTLEQGRGHAHLLMPLAGNENHVGVLYMGAFTVLAEAVAALPGISLLDVERHFPILKDIYVDFHKPAASDVTAEFRLPEEEIARLLADLERKGSAGYIAEFPMHDADGTHVATGRVTVKLLSHGWKK; this comes from the coding sequence ATGGGGCGCTTGCCGGCTACCCATATCCTGGCAAAAGCAAGTCTGGAGCAAGCCGGGCGGGGTGATAAAAGCTACCGGCAAGGCAGGCCGAAACAGGGAGAGATGGAAATGACCACAGAGAAAGAACGCAAACCCAAATATCGCGTCGAATTTGTCGAGCGCACCGGCCTCAAGACCCTAGAGCAAGGTCGCGGCCATGCCCATCTGCTGATGCCGCTGGCGGGCAACGAGAATCATGTCGGCGTGCTCTATATGGGCGCTTTCACTGTGCTGGCCGAAGCGGTGGCGGCGCTGCCCGGCATCTCGCTGCTCGATGTCGAGCGCCATTTCCCGATCCTCAAGGATATATATGTCGACTTCCACAAGCCCGCCGCGAGCGATGTCACCGCCGAATTTCGGTTGCCGGAGGAGGAGATCGCCCGCCTGCTCGCCGATCTCGAGCGCAAGGGCAGCGCCGGCTATATCGCCGAATTCCCGATGCACGACGCCGACGGCACCCATGTCGCCACCGGACGGGTAACGGTAAAGCTGCTGTCGCACGGCTGGAAGAAATAG
- a CDS encoding CsbD family protein, with protein MGELVDKVKGNVNEAVGKAKQKSNDPDTRAEGAAQEVKGKTQQVKGSVKGALGDKV; from the coding sequence ATGGGCGAACTCGTAGACAAAGTAAAAGGCAATGTGAACGAAGCCGTTGGCAAGGCCAAGCAGAAAAGCAATGATCCCGACACCCGTGCCGAAGGCGCGGCGCAGGAAGTCAAGGGCAAGACCCAGCAAGTCAAGGGCTCCGTCAAGGGCGCTTTGGGCGACAAGGTCTAG
- a CDS encoding GFA family protein, translating to MTEKPSSEDQGAAPLTGHCLCGAVTIKARPVRPHVEACHCAMCRRWGGSAFLGVQCGPDVEIEGEDHVTRYASSDWAERGFCSQCGSNLFYRFTPADNYSFPAGLFDDLGGATMSEQIFVDEKPDYYDFAQKTVMKTGAEIIAEAEAAGFSFD from the coding sequence ATGACCGAAAAACCGTCATCAGAGGATCAGGGAGCCGCCCCCCTCACCGGCCATTGTCTGTGCGGCGCAGTGACGATCAAGGCCAGACCGGTGCGCCCCCATGTCGAGGCCTGCCATTGCGCGATGTGCCGGCGCTGGGGCGGCAGCGCCTTCCTCGGCGTGCAATGCGGCCCGGACGTGGAGATCGAGGGCGAGGACCATGTCACCCGCTATGCCTCGTCCGACTGGGCGGAACGCGGTTTCTGCAGCCAATGCGGGAGCAACCTCTTCTACCGCTTCACCCCCGCCGACAATTACAGCTTCCCCGCCGGTCTGTTCGACGATCTTGGCGGCGCGACGATGAGCGAACAGATATTTGTCGACGAGAAGCCGGATTATTATGATTTCGCCCAGAAGACGGTAATGAAGACCGGCGCGGAAATCATCGCCGAAGCGGAGGCTGCGGGCTTTTCGTTTGACTGA
- the thiC gene encoding phosphomethylpyrimidine synthase ThiC translates to MADLPAKTEIGVTTGPISGSKKVHVAAHSGSGIRVAMREIHLEGGEPPIRVYDTSGPYTDPQALIDIKTGLNELRSPWIKARGDVEQVTQREVKPEDNGQLGPDRSGGVAPFPNVRRKVLRAKPGANVSQMHYARQGIITPEMEYVAERENLGRERLKEYKRDGESFGASIPDYVTPEFVRDEIARGRAIIPNNINHPESEPMAIGRNFLVKINANIGNSAVASDVANEVDKMVWSIRWGADTVMDLSTGRNIHDTREWIIRNSPVPIGTVPIYQALEKVGGVAEDLTWEIFRDTLIEQAEQGVDYFTIHAGVRLPYVPMAAKRVTGIVSRGGSIMAKWCLAHHKESFLYEHFDDITEIMKAYDIAYSLGDGLRPGSIADANDEAQFSELYTLGELTHRAWKSDVQVMIEGPGHVPMHKIKENMEKQLEVCGEAPFYTLGPLTTDIAPGYDHITSGIGAAQIGWYGTAMLCYVTPKEHLGLPDRDDVKVGVITYKLAAHAADLAKGHPAAQVRDDALSKARFEFRWRDQFNLSLDPETAMQYHDQTLPAEGAKTAHFCSMCGPKFCSMKISQEVRDFASKQNQSAEGFIASEKLGADTAAASKAAAEEGMREMAKVYKDKGDRLYLPEDEVSEPAE, encoded by the coding sequence ATGGCTGACCTTCCCGCAAAAACCGAAATTGGCGTGACCACCGGCCCGATCAGTGGCTCGAAGAAAGTCCATGTCGCGGCGCACAGCGGCTCCGGCATCCGCGTCGCGATGCGCGAAATCCATCTCGAGGGCGGCGAACCGCCGATCCGTGTCTATGACACCAGCGGGCCTTACACCGATCCGCAGGCCCTGATCGACATCAAGACCGGCCTCAACGAATTGCGTAGCCCGTGGATCAAGGCGCGCGGCGATGTCGAGCAAGTCACCCAGCGCGAGGTCAAGCCGGAAGATAATGGCCAGCTCGGCCCCGACCGCTCCGGCGGAGTCGCGCCTTTCCCCAATGTCCGCCGCAAGGTGCTGCGCGCCAAGCCAGGCGCGAACGTTTCCCAGATGCATTATGCGCGTCAGGGCATCATCACCCCGGAAATGGAATATGTCGCCGAGCGCGAAAATCTCGGGCGCGAGCGGCTCAAGGAATATAAGCGCGATGGCGAAAGCTTTGGCGCCTCGATCCCCGACTATGTCACGCCGGAATTCGTCCGCGACGAAATCGCACGGGGCAGGGCGATCATCCCCAATAATATCAACCACCCGGAAAGCGAACCGATGGCGATCGGGCGCAATTTCCTCGTCAAGATCAACGCCAATATCGGCAACAGCGCGGTTGCATCCGATGTCGCAAATGAAGTCGACAAGATGGTCTGGTCGATCCGCTGGGGCGCCGACACGGTCATGGATCTCTCCACCGGCCGCAACATCCACGACACCCGCGAGTGGATCATCCGCAACAGCCCCGTGCCGATTGGCACCGTGCCGATCTATCAGGCGCTGGAAAAAGTCGGCGGCGTCGCCGAGGACCTGACCTGGGAAATCTTCCGCGATACGTTGATCGAGCAAGCCGAGCAGGGCGTCGACTATTTCACCATCCACGCCGGCGTCCGTCTGCCTTATGTGCCGATGGCGGCCAAGCGCGTCACCGGCATCGTTTCGCGCGGCGGATCGATCATGGCGAAATGGTGCCTCGCGCATCACAAAGAAAGCTTCCTCTACGAACATTTCGACGACATCACCGAGATCATGAAGGCCTATGACATCGCCTACAGCCTCGGCGACGGCCTGCGCCCCGGCTCGATCGCCGACGCCAATGACGAGGCGCAATTCTCCGAACTCTACACGCTCGGCGAGCTGACCCACCGCGCGTGGAAGTCCGACGTCCAGGTGATGATCGAGGGCCCCGGCCATGTGCCGATGCACAAGATCAAGGAGAATATGGAAAAGCAGCTCGAAGTCTGCGGCGAGGCGCCTTTCTATACGCTCGGCCCCCTTACCACCGACATCGCGCCGGGCTATGACCATATCACCAGCGGCATCGGCGCCGCCCAGATCGGCTGGTATGGCACCGCCATGCTCTGCTATGTCACGCCCAAGGAACATCTCGGCTTGCCCGACCGCGACGACGTCAAGGTCGGCGTGATCACCTACAAGCTCGCCGCCCACGCCGCCGACCTCGCCAAGGGCCACCCGGCCGCCCAGGTCCGCGACGACGCGCTTTCAAAAGCCCGCTTCGAGTTCCGCTGGCGCGACCAGTTCAACCTCAGCCTCGACCCCGAAACCGCGATGCAATATCACGACCAGACGCTGCCCGCCGAAGGCGCCAAGACTGCGCATTTCTGCTCGATGTGCGGGCCGAAATTCTGCAGCATGAAAATCTCGCAAGAGGTGCGCGACTTCGCCAGCAAACAGAACCAGAGCGCCGAAGGCTTTATCGCCTCGGAGAAACTGGGTGCCGATACGGCGGCTGCCAGCAAGGCGGCAGCGGAAGAAGGCATGCGCGAGATGGCGAAGGTCTATAAGGACAAGGGGGACCGGTTGTATTTGCCCGAGGATGAGGTGAGCGAACCGGCGGAGTGA